The stretch of DNA TTGTGGGTTTAATTTATGGATGCATGTGATTATGGAATCGGTTACCGACTTATGTGAATAAATATATTGATCCTTGAGAGAGACGATCTCTGCATACATGCATAGATAATAATACTCTTAGGaacaaaaattgagttttttattccataatttaattaaaaaaattacaaaatatactttttaaaactatatacgaaattatcattttatattgaattataaATCATCTTTTGTAaatgatgaattaaaaaaaaaaattgcataaataatttgtaactaagtctaaaaaattgtaatttgatataaaatttttaaaaacaaatattaagtattttttttttaattgaattatagaaagaaaaattcaCAAAAAATGGTTCTGACTTATGGAAGGGAATAGAccataaataaacaaaaccttacttttgacatttttatgcTAGCAAATAACTCAtcaattattaagaaaaaaaaaaaaaaaaaaactcatcaattattaaaaaaataaaaggaactCATCAAGCAAATGTGACGCAAAACATATTATACGAAATTGAAACTAATGTGACGCGGGTTGCAATTAGTGACGCAAAACATGTGGTAGAAATGTacgaataaataaaaatttggtccttcaaatattaaatgttaagCCAAAGAGATCATTAAATTGTTGTAAAtcgataaatatatttttaaatcataaatttataaagtttaaaaattaatttgatcgACACTTATGATTTTAAAGaccaatttatatatttattcatgcaaaaatagttttttattaaagaaCCGTAAAAAGAAAGATTAAATGAATGGTAATTAACTAATCTCTTCACGTtatttttaggtcattttaactATGTCattgagtaaaataaaataaaaactatatcaTAACTACACAAGTAAATTCTTCTCCTACAAACATATAGTTCGTCCATACACAATGACATGGTTTGAAACCATACTCACTTACTATTTAGAACAACTAAATCTTTTAGTCATTCTATATCGGTAGAATTAGTTTTTACaatctagaaaaaaaaaatcatgacaTGAAACAATTAATTAGAATATAATTATCTTTACTATCAAGTGAGCAATTACGTTCACTAAATCTAACacaatttatttatagaatagaGAATAACTCTACACTCAAGAATAGTGACCCAAATTTAGACACATTATTGACTTTATAgctcaaaatattatttgtattatactatcaaaGTCTATATAACCGAGTAAGGTATATCCAAAAGGTTAATGATGATCTAAAGGTATATCTAGATAAGACAGAGACTAAGTGAACAAAAATATAACGATCTAGTAGACATTATAAACTAATAAATGAATCATAAGTATGATCGATCAAAGTTGACCTTCTTTACCTCATTTTCTAAACTAAATAGACCGAAGAGGTATAGCAAGTCGGAAAATGATTCTGCTCATATATTGTATGCGTCTATATTCAAGTTTTTAAAATAGAACAAATATCTATTTGTCATGCATTTGGTGAAATTTTTCAAACTCGCTGATTGATCTCTTAAAGGCAGATAAAAACTCTCATGTCTCTCTCAAAATTTCTCtcatatgatattttatattacaaaattcataataatgtcttaatattttatgattacatattaattattttaatcttcatttaattaaaaaagaatagaaaactgttttattttactcttataaatattttgtaatttactTTTAGgaagaaatttattttatttccacaaaataaaataaattccctCTTAAAAGTAAACCTTATGATTTCTCATCTTACCTTACTCTCTACAAAGGAAATTTTCCATTACGAAGAAACCTTCTCACTTTTTCTACTGACCCTTCTGTTCATGTGTTTTGCTCAACCCAGACCTACCACAAACTCTAAAACGTTCAATTCCCTCTTACAATTTTCagcaaaagaaacaaattcctTCTCACTCTTCCAATTGCCTTTCCATAGACAAAGAGACGATCCCAATTCGTTCTCACCGAAACATAGAAAAGACATTACGAGCACTCATTCCTTCTACTCCGGAAAACCTTTTCATCACCGTTTCTCCCTTCCCATAAACCAAATCCACCACGGTTTCTCGCTGAAATCAGATTGACTTTTATGCGatagcaattttttttttctataaatgaaATAGTAAAAAACTTGTCCATGTCAAGTTTTAGGATAGAGTACAAAAATAAGTGTTTCTACGCGTATTTTGatcaataacttttttaattggTTTACATTAACTGTCAGTTAAAATcgatttgaattaaattttttggtacatttatgttttatcaattttgactttaataattaaataaattttgattcttaattttaactaaatttatgataaaaaagtcattttaaaagataaaattttaaaaattgattgtattaaatttaaaatatagtcaatttattaatgatttaatttaataatattaaaacatttcaattttagGATGTACACTAAAAATTCCCTAAGTTGGAATAGTAGAATTGAAGTTGTGGTAAGAAATGAAATGAATTTATTATGAATATAGATATAGCAGGAAGAATTAATATCCGAATTGATGTTGAGTGTAGGAGAATGTTAGATTGAAGATGGAAGTTTTGAAAGGTAGTTGGAAACCAACGGTCTTTTTTGTGTGTATATGTTTGAAGGTGCGGCGCCACCCAAAATTGAGACGAGTATTGGAATTGATGGATGTTACAACCACCACACGAGCGCACACATACTGTTCTAATCTAGTAATTAAAGAGAGTGTGATGATGATTCATAAGTATAAGACTATAAGTAACAAATTCACAGTCGAGTGATAACAAAAACGAATATTGTTCATCCTCCTACTCGAGGTACGTCATCCTCTTCTTCCCTTCCTTATTCTATTTCgatacattaattaataatgtgTGATACATACTAGATAAACATGACTGAGGAACTGGATAAACCTTTGCTTGATCCTGACAATTTCAACCGAGAGGGCATTGATTTAGTAAGtcgtttttttttattgcattTTCATATTTCATATTTCAACTTCAGTCATAATAATATGTTGTTGGTCAGGAGCGCATACCACTAGAACAAGTATTTGAGCTGTTGAAAACATCACCAACTGGACTTTCATCTGAAGACGCTGATGCCCGACTTCACATATTTGGCCCAAACAAACTTCAAGAGATGAAAGTATGAATCAACTTCAttacttttcattttcattttcattacaTTCAACCAACACTCAACCAATTCTCAACTCTTTTTTTATGtaggaaaataaaatattgaaatttctTAGTTTTATGTGGAATCCTCTTTCATGGGTTATGGAAGCAGCAGCACTCATGGCAATTGTCCTTGCCAATGGCGGAGTGAGTACaaaacttgttttattttttatttattttgttcttcCACTTCTTCATTCTTATTTGGAGAGAGATATTTTCAGGGGGAGGGTCCTGATTGGCAAGACTTTGTAGGGATTATATGCTTATTGGTAATAAACTCAACAATTAGTtttattgaagaaaataatGCTGGTACTGCTGCAGCAGCATTAATGGCTCGCTTAGCTCCTAGAACAAAGGTGACCGACCTTCTTTTGTTCATCACATTCACATCCATCTTAGGAATTCATTGCCTATGCTATAAAGAATGAACAAAATCTCCTTTCTGAACTTTATTATGGTTCCGAATCTAATCCCCCAGGTTCTCAGAGATGCTCAGTGGCAAGAACATGATGCAGCTATTTTAGTACCTGGAGATATAATCAGCATAAAGTTGGGAGATATCATTCCAGCTGATGCTCGCTTGCTCGAAGGAGACCCTCTAAAAATTGACCAGGCAAGTCTTAATTTGTTAAACTGAAATAAAGATATCTTGTTTATGTTGTAGTATTGTGTTACAAGTTTTTATCTCATTAATGTTTCTACTGCATATATATTCATAACATAAACTGTATATAATTGATCAAGAATCGGGATGGAGTTCATATGAATTCGTGATTTTGTTTCATGCAGTCAGCCCTTACTGGAGAATCCCTACCTGTCACAAAAAAAACTGGTGACGGGGTCTTTTCAGGTTCAACATGTAAACATGGAGAGATTGAAGCTGTAGTGATAGCAACAGGGGTTCACTCCTTTTTTGGAAAAGCAGCACACTTGGTTGACAGTACCCAAGTTGTCGGACATTTTCAAAAGGTAACTCTGGAAAACTTTCAATGTCTTTTAACTTATGACAAAAACTGGCAGAAAGGAGTAAGGAGCTATATACTTTTTCCtcaaaattgaaatgaaaattaaatcatttattattatatatagaaACTCGcttgaatataaaataagttttgcAAAGCTTTTGATTAACCACTCAAATATTAAACCGTGATCTAATTGTTTACTTTTCTGTAGGTTCTTACCTCAATTGGTAACTTTTGCATTTGCTCTATAGCTATAGGGATGATTCTTGAAATAATTATAATGTTCCCAGTAGAGCATCGATCATACAGGGATGGAATCAACAACCTTCTTGTTCTCCTGATCGGAGGAATTCCCATAGCCATGCCAACAGTGTTATCTGTAACACTTGCCATTGGATCTCACCGCCTTTCTCAGCAGGTGTGCAACTTTTTAGCTATTAGCTTAAAGAAGTGGAATCAGGACCAAATTCCCTCCCCTTATATAGTTATGTTAGGCACTTGGATTCAAATGGACAGGAATAAGTTAATTTAAGTTTGGCACATTATGTAATAACTCATACACCCTCAGCGTACTTTATATCACATCACTTTCACAATAATTATGAGTATCACATTGGGCATAGTGGCACCTACAACATTACAGCAGATGTTTACACAACTCACTGTGcgttttattgatttttatttacttcACTCTTAAGGGAGCTATCACAAAAAGAATGACAGCAATTGAAGAAATGGCAGGCATGGATGTCCTATGCAGTGACAAAACAGGAACTCTTACACTAAACCGCCTGACTGTTGATCGAAACCTTATAGAGGTAGGTACTTACAAGCTGCATATGAAAATACGCTATCCATATTGTTAATGAAAACATTTATATCctgtttgattttgattttcaGTTTCAATTACAaagttgttattatttttattttgttaattgttttcatatttttgtaCAACAGAAAACAAtgagaaaaattgtttttatctttttctataCAAAGCTTTTAaatcaagaaacaaaataaaaataagttgcCATTTTGACAATTAAAACTGAAGACGGAGgatgaaaacaatttttattttatgaaatcaaAGAAACACTTTATAGTTTCATATGACATATATGAGgaccaaaaatttaaataattggcTAGGATTCAATGAATTTGTTGTGAGTACCACCACGTAGCAGTCTGCACGAGTAGTTTAAAAGCATGCAATTAGCAACTTGATCATCATTACATAACTATTGAAACACCATGTTAAATCATGTTTGGATGGTATATCTGGAATTTTAAAGCATTCCAAGCTTCGCAGTATAACATATTTTAATggctatttctttctttttaacttctgattttattttctttggttGGTTGCCAGACAAATATCTCTTAAGTTACCATCTGGAACTGCCCAGTTGAGCATATTACTTAGTTATACCTTGACATATTCTGGAGCACGAGAAATTATCCCCTCACTCCCAATAATGTAGTAAAGAAGCACTGTCTTGTCGTgtagattaaataaataaaaattgaggagcaaataatcataattttcttaaaaaaattgccATTGTTTGTCATGAACTGACTTTCCTGCTAGCTTAAGTTATTAGGTGAAGGCATGCGAATAGTTTAATACCTTTATATCCATGAGTGTTAAACTGATAATCTGTCTTTTTGGGTATCCTAGATAGTTGTTCTCTTCAGAGGCCTGCAGTGAGGTGTTGTCTTTACTTAGAGTTTCACCTGTATAACTTAGATGTGGAACAGGTAATAAACAGCAATATGGACAAAGATATGATTGTTCTACTAGCAGCCAGGGCAGCTAGAGTAGAAAACCAAGATGCCATTGATGCTGCCATAGTTAATATGCTAGCTGATCCAAAGGAGGTAGAGTGTACAGATACACGTGTTACAAAATGTTTCTTAACACTCCTTTAAGATATGGAAGCAATAGCATAATgataatgaaagaaaaataatttcccAGTTTTCTCTGCAGGCACGTGCAAACATCACTGAAGTTCATTTTCTACCATTCAATCCCGTAGACAAGCGTACAGCAATAACATACATTGATTCTGATGGCTACTTTTACAGGGCCAGCAAAGGAGCTCCAGAACAGGTTCCAAAATTCATGAAAGATATATATGTAGAATGTCTTTTGTTGCCTAACATTTTCTCATTTTAAAGCAAAGTTTTTCTCAAAGGAACCTTTTCCAAAAGAGAAAATGTCTTTTCATTAAAGAAATTTGAAGTTTTTAGCCTTCTATCATATAATGTTTTTTCATCTCAGTGTAGGATGGTTGAAATGtcattaaattttgtttgtatCAGAACTTCACACTTTCCTTTCTATTCTTCCTGAATATCAGATTCTAAATATGTGCCAAGATAAAGACATGATTGCCGGAAAAGTGCATGCAATCATAGACAAATTTGCTGAAAGGGGATTGAGATCTCTTGCAGTTGCTTTTCAGGTAATAGTAGCATGTTATCCCGCTGTTTTTTCCTTTCCTTCTGAAAGGATAATTTAATGAAGAAAAAGAtgtcaattcattttttaaCTGATGGAAGTTTTCCAAACTAGAAGACATATCATAACTTGAGcaattttagaattttagatAGAAAACCATTCATGTGCTTTCACCCTTCATGAGATGGTGGCAGAGTCTCTATGACTGTGGTATAGAGTTTGATCCTTGTGCACCCCACACTTCTAAATCGAAGTTAATTTTTAGCACTAGGTAGATGAACCTGTGTATTCTGACCACTTCAAACTTTGTGTGAAGGAACATTTTAAATAATGCGCTTTAATCCAATAGCTTGAGCGACCATAAGTTTATGACATAAAACATTGATTATTATTTGTCGCACTTAGATAGGTTATAACTCTTTCAGGAAGTTCCTGAAAAATCCAAGGACAGCCCTGGAGGTCCTTGGACATTTTGTGGTTTATTGCCTTTGTTTGATCCACCAAGACATGATAGTGCTGAGACCATACGAAGAGCGCTTAACCTTGGAGTTTGCGTTAAGATGATTACAGGTAATAATGAAATTCCAATGATAGGACATAAGACTGATGTTTAGTCATCTGATACTTTTTATGCATAAAATACAATGTTTTATTTCTAGACTTTGCTTTATAGTTGTTCTTTTGTTTCATTTCTTCGTGAGTATGCAGGTAATTTTGATAATACGACGACTTAATGTGTGGTGGTCCTCTTTTAGTTCCaaatttttttccataaattGTTTAATTGTAATCATTAAGTAATGTTTTGTAGTTTTTCTATAGTTTCCTTTCTACTGTAGCCATCTATATGCATGAAAATTTGGAATTAAGATTTCTCAGGTGATCCTATTTTCATTTTGTAAGGAGTAATCTAGAAATACATAGGCCATTATAGTTACAGAGACGTTGAAAAATCAGTATAATGACATTGTTTACATAAGTGGGAAAAGCAGTATAATGACACCAAGCATATAGTTACCTCATGACTTTTACAGAGACTATGTTTCCCCTGATATATTAAGTCATGTCATGTTCCAATGTAACTCATAAATTTTCTCTCTACTGGAACCTTATCTGCaaatcacaaaaaataatgCACATATTTTGATAAAACATGCTTGtctcaagtttaaatattttctaataaagtGGTTAAATATTACTATGTCAGCTAATTTTGTTGGTATGCTTTTTGAAATGTTGAAGTCTTGACGAGACAGTTTACATGTCAATGCAGGAGATCAGTTGGCTATTGCAAAGGAGACGGGCAGAAGACTTGGCATGGGTACAAATATGTACCCTTCTTCGTCTTTGTTGGGTCGTGAAAAAGATGAGAATGAAGCTCTCCCAGTAGACGAGCTCATTGAAAAGGCAGATGGCTTTGCTGGTGTATTTCCTGGtatttgaatttgatatttCAGAAACTCAGATCATATATGTTTCACTCTCTTCTTTCCTATCATTTCCATTATGTCAGAATAATAAAGAACTACAAACATAAAGTAaacaaataaagagaaataCCTCACTATCCcaacaaacaaaattaaatcctCTCAGTAGTAGAAAATCTTATGCAATTGATCTTTGTTTGTTCCACCTTTCAGCTTCCAATAACCTATAATCCAAACGGATAATTTAATGATCAGATATGAATTATGCATAATAGTAATCCACAGTCAgcattatttcatattttctatCCAAATAAGAAGTGTGATTTTGCGGATGGGTAACCTATCACTTTCGTAAGTGCTTCTATTTCACCAAATCTGTTCAATGATTAGTTTATCAATGCATACTTTCAGAACACAAATatgaaatagttaaaattttacaagaaaaacaacatgtcGTGGGAATGACTGGAGATGGAGTAAATGATGCCCCAGCATTGAAGAAAGCAGATATTGGAATAGCTGTGTCAGATGCTACAGATGCTGCAAGAAGTGCTGCTGATCTAGTCTTAACCGAGCCTGGCTTAAGTGTTATTATTAGTGCCGTGTTAACTAGCCGGGCTATATTTCAAAGGATGAAAAATTATACAGTTGAGTATGCAATTTCCTCTTCtcctttatattattatcatagAAGAAAACGATCTTTCTACTTTTATATATTACATAGCCTCAATATGAAAGCATGACCCCTAGAAAATAGCATCATCAGGTAAATATATTGTTCAGGCCACCAATCATTATGAATGTAATATCCAGTAATAACTTAATTAACCgctttcttgatttttattatttatttgaaattaacttGATAGTTGTCGTGATTGCAGATATATGCAGTCTCCATCACCATAAGGATTGTGGTAAGATAAGTTCCTAATTCTTATTTCAATGTTATTTTTCATGcttttgttttatataatattGGCTTTGAATACAAGTCCCTTTGTACTTACATATAACTTGTCAAACCATAGTTATCTTCATTTGTTGACTCTTTCTAGTACTCCATTCTTTCAAATTCTCATTACACTCAACTTTCTCTAATgctttaattatagttttaagtAGGCCACGAAATAAATTTTACAGGTGCAAAAAGGGTAATGTAATCAACCTGTAAATCTGTAAATGCATAAACCAAATGCAGCACATTTCTactctcaattttaaaatcaaaaagaaaaaaaaacttgactTGATTAAGAATAAAGCTCAACTTCAAACGATCCAGTTAATTATTATACAATTCAAGAAATCACACCAGATATTCAAGTAATGGTTTCACACACTTtggtttatattattatcatagAAGAAAACGATCTTTCTACTTTTATATATTACATAGCCTCAATATGAAAGCATGACCCCTAGAAAATAGCATCATCAGGTAAATATATTGTTCAGGCCACCAATCATTATGAATGTAATATCCAGTAATAACTTAATTAACCgctttcttgatttttattatttatttgaaattaacttGATAGTTGTCGTGATTGCAGATATATGCAGTCTCCATCACCATAAGGATTGTGGTAAGATAAGTTCCTAATTCTTATTTCAATGTTATTTTTCATGcttttgttttatataatattGGCTTTGAATACAAGTCCCTTTGTACTTACATATAAC from Cicer arietinum cultivar CDC Frontier isolate Library 1 chromosome 3, Cicar.CDCFrontier_v2.0, whole genome shotgun sequence encodes:
- the LOC101503928 gene encoding ATPase 10, plasma membrane-type isoform X1; this translates as MTEELDKPLLDPDNFNREGIDLERIPLEQVFELLKTSPTGLSSEDADARLHIFGPNKLQEMKENKILKFLSFMWNPLSWVMEAAALMAIVLANGGGEGPDWQDFVGIICLLVINSTISFIEENNAGTAAAALMARLAPRTKVLRDAQWQEHDAAILVPGDIISIKLGDIIPADARLLEGDPLKIDQATLTGESLPVTKKTGDGVFSGSTCKHGEIEAVVIATGVHSFFGKAAHLVDSTQVVGHFQKVLTSIGNFCICSIAIGMILEIIIMFPVEHRSYRDGINNLLVLLIGGIPIAMPTVLSVTLAIGSHRLSQQGAITKRMTAIEEMAGMDVLCSDKTGTLTLNRLTVDRNLIEVINSNMDKDMIVLLAARAARVENQDAIDAAIVNMLADPKEARANITEVHFLPFNPVDKRTAITYIDSDGYFYRASKGAPEQILNMCQDKDMIAGKVHAIIDKFAERGLRSLAVAFQEVPEKSKDSPGGPWTFCGLLPLFDPPRHDSAETIRRALNLGVCVKMITGDQLAIAKETGRRLGMGTNMYPSSSLLGREKDENEALPVDELIEKADGFAGVFPEHKYEIVKILQEKQHVVGMTGDGVNDAPALKKADIGIAVSDATDAARSAADLVLTEPGLSVIISAVLTSRAIFQRMKNYTIYAVSITIRIVLGFVLLALIWEYDFPPFMVLIIAILNDGTIMTISKDRVKPSPTPDSWKLPEIFATGVVIGTYLALVTVLFYWAVVETTFFETHFHLTSLSRNSEKVSSAIYLQVSIISQALIFVTRSRGWSFLERPGTLLMCAFVIAQLVATLIAVYAHISFAKIRGIGWGWAGVIWLYSLIFYVPLDIIKFIVSYALSGEAWNLLFDRKTAFTAKKDYGTEDRAAKWVLSQGSLQGLNLIGSGLEVSGRRSSLIAEQARRRAEIARLGELHTLRGHIESVLRLKNLDLKAIQSAHTV